In Pseudomonas fluorescens, a genomic segment contains:
- a CDS encoding ammonium transporter: MVNRLLGKSLFGLFAAGAFAPLAYAADAPTLNTGSTAWMVTAAVLVLFMCLPGLALFYGGLVRAKNMLSLFTQCFGIAGLVGVLWVIYGYSMVVDTTGMVEGQVTFNSFVGGLSRAFLAGMTPESLVGDIPEGVFVTFQMTFAIITPALIAGAFAERMKFSAALLFMAIWFTLVYAPVAHMVWGGSGALMHNWGVLDFAGGTAVHINAGVAALAACLILGKRKGYQNTPMPAHNLSLTMAGAAMLWVGWFGFNIGSGGGLSGTSGIVMLNTQLGACAGILGWMFTEWFKVGKPSALGLASGALAGLVGITPACAYVGVGGALAIGLLCGVFCYLSVTVLKRRFGYDDSLDVFGLHGIGGMIGAVLTGVFCVPSMGGLVEGVTMGGQVVAQLKGVLLTTVYCFVVSWIILKVVNALVGLRAHESVEEMGLDLAEHNERAYNH; the protein is encoded by the coding sequence ATGGTCAATCGTCTTCTCGGCAAATCCCTCTTCGGTTTATTCGCGGCCGGTGCCTTTGCACCCTTGGCGTACGCTGCTGATGCCCCCACCTTGAACACCGGCAGTACCGCCTGGATGGTCACCGCCGCCGTGCTGGTGCTGTTCATGTGCTTGCCGGGGCTCGCGTTGTTCTATGGCGGCCTGGTCCGCGCGAAAAACATGCTTTCGCTGTTCACCCAATGCTTTGGCATCGCCGGGTTGGTGGGCGTGCTGTGGGTGATCTACGGCTACAGCATGGTGGTCGACACCACCGGCATGGTCGAAGGGCAGGTGACCTTCAACAGTTTTGTCGGCGGCCTGAGCCGTGCCTTCCTGGCCGGCATGACCCCGGAGAGCCTGGTGGGGGATATTCCGGAAGGGGTCTTCGTGACCTTCCAGATGACCTTCGCCATCATCACCCCGGCCCTGATCGCGGGGGCCTTTGCCGAACGCATGAAATTCTCGGCGGCGCTGCTGTTCATGGCCATCTGGTTCACCCTGGTCTATGCCCCGGTGGCGCATATGGTCTGGGGCGGTTCGGGGGCCTTGATGCATAACTGGGGCGTGCTCGATTTTGCCGGCGGCACCGCCGTGCACATCAATGCCGGTGTGGCGGCACTCGCCGCGTGCCTGATCCTCGGCAAGCGCAAGGGCTACCAGAACACGCCGATGCCTGCGCATAACCTGAGCCTGACCATGGCCGGCGCGGCGATGCTCTGGGTCGGCTGGTTCGGCTTCAATATCGGTTCCGGCGGTGGCCTCAGCGGTACCTCGGGCATCGTCATGCTCAATACCCAACTGGGCGCGTGCGCCGGGATTCTCGGCTGGATGTTCACCGAGTGGTTCAAGGTCGGCAAACCCAGTGCCCTCGGCCTGGCCAGCGGCGCGTTGGCCGGCCTGGTGGGGATTACCCCGGCGTGCGCTTATGTGGGGGTGGGGGGGGCGTTGGCCATCGGTCTGCTGTGCGGGGTGTTCTGCTACTTGAGCGTGACGGTGTTGAAGCGCCGTTTCGGCTACGACGACAGCCTTGATGTGTTCGGCCTGCATGGCATCGGCGGCATGATCGGCGCGGTGTTGACTGGCGTGTTCTGTGTACCGTCCATGGGTGGCCTGGTGGAAGGTGTGACCATGGGAGGGCAGGTGGTTGCCCAGCTCAAGGGGGTGTTGTTGACCACGGTGTATTGCTTTGTGGTCAGTTGGATCATTCTCAAAGTGGTCAATGCCCTGGTCGGCTTGCGTGCCCATGAGTCGGTGGAAGAGATGGGCCTGGACCTGGCCGAGCACAACGAGCGCGCCTACAACCACTGA
- the folD gene encoding bifunctional methylenetetrahydrofolate dehydrogenase/methenyltetrahydrofolate cyclohydrolase FolD, protein MVTLLTSSLPTLARDIDGKAIAAQVLDEVREEVLLLASQQIYPALAVLLVGDDPASHVYVRNKLLRAKEAGIRSLEYRLPEDASQAQVLDLLAQLNTDASVNGILVQLPLPAHIDEAAVIHAIDPIKDVDGFHRENVGGLVQGIEVLTPCTPSGCMRLLHETCGDLSGLHAVVIGRSNIVGKPMATLLLQAHCSVSVVHSRSVDAPALCRLADIVVAAVGRPQLIDASWLKPGAVVIDVGINRITTETGTRLVGDVDYASARTVASAITPVPGGVGPMTIAYLLKNTLVASQLQRKALPRALALYL, encoded by the coding sequence ATGGTGACGCTTTTGACCAGCTCTCTCCCCACGCTTGCCCGCGATATCGACGGCAAGGCCATCGCCGCCCAGGTGCTCGACGAGGTTCGCGAAGAGGTCCTGCTGCTTGCCTCGCAGCAGATCTACCCGGCCCTGGCGGTATTGCTGGTGGGCGATGACCCGGCCAGCCACGTCTACGTGCGCAATAAACTGCTGCGGGCCAAGGAAGCCGGGATTCGCTCCCTGGAATACCGGCTGCCGGAAGATGCCAGCCAGGCGCAGGTGCTGGACCTGCTTGCCCAGTTGAATACCGATGCGTCGGTCAACGGCATCCTGGTGCAATTGCCACTGCCGGCGCATATCGACGAGGCAGCGGTGATCCACGCGATTGACCCGATCAAGGACGTGGATGGCTTCCACCGCGAAAACGTCGGCGGCCTGGTGCAAGGCATCGAGGTGCTCACGCCCTGCACACCCAGCGGCTGCATGCGCCTGCTGCACGAAACCTGCGGCGACTTGAGCGGCTTGCACGCGGTGGTCATCGGCCGCTCGAACATCGTCGGCAAACCCATGGCGACCCTGCTATTGCAGGCCCACTGCTCGGTCAGCGTGGTGCACTCACGCAGCGTCGATGCCCCAGCGTTGTGCCGTTTGGCCGACATCGTCGTCGCCGCCGTCGGCCGGCCGCAATTGATCGACGCCAGCTGGCTCAAGCCTGGCGCAGTGGTCATTGATGTCGGGATCAACCGCATCACCACCGAGACCGGCACGAGGCTGGTGGGGGATGTGGACTATGCCAGCGCCCGCACCGTGGCCAGCGCGATCACGCCGGTACCCGGCGGTGTGGGCCCCATGACGATAGCCTACCTGCTGAAGAACACCCTGGTGGCGAGCCAGTTGCAGCGCAAAGCCCTGCCCCGAGCGCTGGCGCTGTACCTGTAG
- a CDS encoding APC family permease: MEATTFEAVPQAAGSVGSLHRKIDWRGAFWVASGVPALVLFSIGAIAATVGKPAWIVWIVSILFGFIQAFTYAEIAGLFPHKSGGASVYGAVAWVRYSKLIAPVSVWCNWLAWSPVLSIGSGLAAGYILTALFPADALINTWQLTLLDLGWVKSGLSLRINATFAIGLLILLTVFAVQHGGILRSARLTLVLGVTSLIPLLLVGVVPLFTGDAAQANFLPLYPLAHDAAGQVIDGPWDISGWSLMAGGLFMAAWSTYGFETAVCYTREFKDPKRDTFKAIFYAGLLCILVFTLVPLAFQGSLGLGQLVTPAVLDASGAVVTPAVYSGLLSPAIYSGMGVGQVMADSIGGGKVVANIVLIMLVLATLLAIMTSMSGSSRTLYQASVDGWLPKYLGRTNEHGAPTAAMWTDLSFNLLLLLMSDYVFVLAASNVSYIIFNFLNLNAGWIHRLDRPDWVRPYKAPTVLLAAGGVLSFVNLACMGLGADIWGAGTLVTGLLLALLILPVFCYRHYVQDKGHFPAAMLTDLYIQADDGQRRAGWLPYATLVAGVLVVYACHQLVA, translated from the coding sequence ATGGAAGCGACGACGTTCGAGGCTGTACCGCAGGCTGCCGGCTCGGTGGGCAGCCTGCACCGCAAGATCGATTGGCGCGGGGCCTTCTGGGTCGCCAGTGGCGTGCCCGCGCTGGTGCTGTTCTCCATCGGTGCGATTGCCGCCACGGTGGGCAAGCCGGCGTGGATCGTGTGGATCGTGTCGATCCTGTTCGGGTTTATCCAGGCCTTCACCTACGCCGAGATCGCCGGGTTGTTCCCGCACAAATCCGGCGGCGCCTCGGTGTACGGCGCGGTGGCCTGGGTGCGCTACAGCAAGCTGATCGCGCCGGTGTCGGTGTGGTGCAACTGGCTGGCCTGGTCACCGGTGCTGTCCATCGGCTCGGGGCTGGCGGCGGGGTATATCCTCACGGCGCTGTTTCCCGCCGATGCGTTGATCAACACCTGGCAACTGACCCTGCTGGACCTGGGCTGGGTCAAGAGCGGTCTGTCGCTGCGCATCAACGCGACGTTCGCCATTGGTTTGTTGATTTTGCTCACGGTGTTTGCCGTGCAGCACGGCGGCATCCTGCGTTCGGCGCGCCTGACCCTGGTGCTCGGCGTCACCTCGTTGATTCCGCTGCTGCTGGTGGGCGTGGTGCCCTTGTTCACCGGGGATGCGGCCCAGGCCAACTTCCTGCCGCTCTACCCCCTGGCCCATGACGCGGCCGGGCAAGTCATCGATGGGCCCTGGGATATTTCCGGCTGGTCGCTGATGGCCGGTGGGCTGTTCATGGCAGCGTGGTCCACCTACGGTTTTGAAACGGCGGTGTGCTACACCCGCGAATTCAAGGACCCCAAGCGCGACACGTTCAAGGCGATCTTCTACGCCGGCCTGCTGTGCATCCTGGTGTTCACCCTGGTACCGCTGGCGTTCCAGGGCAGCCTGGGGCTGGGCCAACTCGTGACCCCGGCGGTGCTCGACGCCAGTGGCGCAGTCGTGACGCCGGCGGTGTACAGCGGCCTGCTCTCGCCCGCGATCTACAGCGGCATGGGGGTTGGCCAGGTGATGGCCGACAGCATCGGTGGCGGCAAGGTGGTCGCCAATATCGTGTTGATCATGCTGGTGCTGGCGACGTTGCTGGCGATCATGACCTCGATGTCCGGTTCGTCGCGCACCCTGTATCAGGCCTCGGTGGATGGCTGGTTGCCCAAGTACCTGGGGCGCACCAACGAGCACGGCGCGCCGACGGCGGCAATGTGGACCGACCTGTCATTCAACCTGCTGCTGTTGCTGATGTCGGACTACGTGTTCGTGCTGGCGGCATCCAACGTCAGCTACATCATCTTCAACTTCCTCAACCTCAATGCCGGCTGGATCCACCGCCTGGACCGCCCCGACTGGGTACGCCCGTACAAAGCCCCCACCGTGCTGCTGGCGGCCGGCGGCGTGCTGAGTTTCGTCAACCTGGCCTGCATGGGCCTGGGCGCGGATATCTGGGGCGCGGGCACGCTGGTCACCGGCTTGCTGTTGGCGCTGCTGATCCTGCCGGTGTTCTGCTACCGCCACTATGTGCAGGACAAGGGCCACTTCCCCGCCGCCATGCTCACCGACCTGTATATCCAGGCCGACGACGGCCAACGCCGCGCCGGCTGGCTGCCCTATGCCACGCTGGTGGCCGGTGTGCTGGTGGTGTATGCCTGCCATCAACTGGTAGCCTGA